GCGTGTCGCGGATGCAGGTTGATGGCAAGCAGATCGTCGCGACGACCGAATGTCCGCCAGGTGACGTGATGGGCGTGCTCAAGGCGGGGGATTCGGCGATTGCCGAACTCGCGCTGACCGCTGGCAAGCCGGTCGAAGTCGTGGTCGAATTCAGCTTCGACCCTGCGCGCGTCCACGGCCTGTGGTACGGCATCCGCGCACCGGGCAGCCGCGAGGAATTGCTCGCCGCCGCCGAGGCCGCCGCGCGTCGCGCCGATGCGGTGGTGCTGATGGTCGGCGAAACCTCCGATTCCAGCGTGGAGAGCAAGGACCGCCCCGACACGAAGCTCGCAGCCGACCAGATCGAGCTGATCGAACGGGTAACCGCAGCCAATCCTCGCACTGTCATCGTCGCCAATGTCGGTCATGCCTTCGACACGGCGTGGGAAGACCGCGCCGCTGCGTTGATCAGTGCCTGGTATCCGGGCGAGGGCTTTGCCGAAGCGATTGCTCAGGTGCTGGCGGGCGACCGCGAGCCGGGCGGGCGGATGCCGGTGGTGATCGCGCGCGATGAGGGGGGATTATCCGGGCTATGCGCTGAAGCCCGACGCCGATGGGCAACTGCCCTATCGAGACGGCGTGCGTTTCGGCCATCGCGGGATCATCGCCGCTGGCCTGCGCGCGCGGCATACGCTGGGTGCGGGCATGGGCTATGCGACATTCGCGTGGAGCGATGCTGCAGTCGAGGGCGACACGATCGCCGTGACCGTGCGCAACACCGCCAATCGAGCGGGGAGCGACGTGGTCCAGCTCTATCGCGACACGCCGGAAGTGGCGCTGGTCGGCTTTGCCAAGGTCGCGCTGAAGCCGGGTGAGGCAAAGCGCGTACGCATCCCGCTGACCCGTCGCCGCTTCATGCGCTGGTCGGATTCGGGCTGGACGGACATCGCTCCCCAAGTGCAGCTTCGCGTGGCGCGCGATGCCGAGGATTCGGGGGTAGCGCTAACGGTGAAGGTCGCGGAGCTGCCGCAGACCGGCCTGTAACGGGGGAGGCGGAATGCGACTGCGGATGGGGATGATCGGCGGCGGGCCGGGGGGCGTTTATCGGTCCGATCCACCGCATCGCGGCGGAGCTGGATCGCGAGATCGAGCTGGTTGCGGGCGTGTTCAGCAGCGATGCCGGTCGCTCGCGCGCCGCTGCGACCGACTACCGCATCGACCCCGAGCGCGCCTATCCCGACCTCGCCACGATGTTCGCAGGCGAAGCGGCGCGTGACGACGGGATCGACTTCGTGTCGATCGTCAGTCCTAACCATCACCATCTGCCCGCAGCGCGCGCCGCGCTTGCCGCCGGAGTGGCGGTGATGAGCGACAAGCCGATGACCGCATCGCTCGCCGAGGCGCGTGAGCTGGCCGATCTCGTCGCACGGGCAGGGCGGCCCTATGGCCTGACCTATACCTATTCGGGCTATCCGCTGGTGCGCGAGGCGCGGGCGCGGGTCGCGGCGGGGGCGATCGGCACGGTGCGCAAGGTCGTGGTCGAATATCCGCAGGGCTGGCTCGCCGGTCCCGCCGAGGGCAAGCAGGCCGAATGGCGCGTCGATCCGGCGCGGTCGGGCGCGGGCGGATGCATCGGCGATATCGGCGTCCACGCCTTTCAGCTCGCCGAGTTCGTCACCGGGCTGCGCGTCACGCGGCTGCTTGCCGATCTGGCGGCGGTCGTGCCGGGCCGCGCGCTCGATGACGATTGCTCGATCCTGCTGCGCTTCGACAATGGCGCGCGTGGGGTGCTGCTCGCCTCGCAGATCGAGGTGGGCGAGCTCAACGGACTGCGCATCCGCGTCTATGGCGACCGGGGCGGGCTGGTGTGGCGGCAGGAAACGCCCAACGACCTGACGCTGCACCACCTCGACGGGCGCACCGAGATCGTCCGCGCGGGGACGCCGCTGTTGGGGGTGGATGCGCAGGCCCGCACGCGCACTCCCGGAGGGCATCCCGAGGGGTATCTTGAGGCCTTCGCCAACCTCTACCGCGACTTCGCGGCGCAACTGCGCGGCGAGGCCGCACCGTTGCTGCCCGATGTCGCCGAGGGGCTGCGCGGCATGGCATTCATCGAGACCGCAGTGACCGCCAGCCGCGACGAGGCTGGCTGGGTCGATCTGGTGATTTGAGGAGAGCGGAAGTGAAAACCATCAAGGGACCGGGCATCTTCCTCGCCCAATTCGCGGGCGACGCTGCGCCGTACAACTCGCTCGACAGCATCGCGGCGTGGGTCGCCTCGCTTGGCTACAAGGGCATCCAGATTCCGAGCTGGGACAATCGCCTGTTCGACCTCGACCGTGCGGCGGAAAGCCAGGATTATTGCGACGAAGTGGCGGGCATCGCCGCGTCGCACGGCCTCGCCATCACCGAGCTGTCGACGCATCTTCAGGGCCAGCTGGTCGCGGTCCATCCGGCCTATGACGCGCAGTTCGACGGCTTTGCGGCCGAGCATGTGCGCGGCAACCCGGCGGCGCGGCAGGAATGGGCCGTCGATCAGGTCAAGAAGGCTGCAACCGCGAGCCGCCGCCTCGGCCTCAGCGCGCATGCCAGCTTCTCCGGCGCGCTCGCCTGGCCCTATGTCTATCCCTGGCCGCAGCGTCCCGCTGGACTGGTCGAGGATGCGTTCGACGAACTGGCGCGCCGCTGGCGCCCGATCCTCGACCATTTCGACAATGAGGGCGTCGATATCGGCTACGAGATCCATCCGGGCGAAGACCTGCACGATGGCGTGACGTTCGAGATGTTCCTCGAGCGCGTCGGCAACCATCCGCGCGCCAACATCCTCTACGACCCCAGCCACTTCGTGCTGCAGCAGCTCGACTATCTGGCGTTCATCGACATCTATCACGAGCGCATCAAATGCTTCCACGTCAAGGATGCCGAGTTCCGGCCGACCGGGCGGGCAGGGGTCTATGGCGGCTACCAAAGCTGGGTCGATCGTCCGGGCCGGTTCCGTTCGCTCGGCGACGGGCAGGTCGATTTCGGCGGCATCTTCTCCAAGATGGCGGCGTATGACTTTGCCGGCTGGGCGGTGCTCGAATGGGAATGCGCGCTCAAGCATCCCGAACAGGGCGCGGCCGAAGGGGCGCCGTTCATCGACCGCCACATCATCCGCGTCACTGAACACGCGTTCGACGATTTCGCCGCGGGCGGGGCGGATCGCGACCTGAACAAGCGCATCATGGGGATCAGCTGATGGCGGTGGCCGAGCGCGCGGGAACCTTGCCGCCGCTCGGCTGGCCGACCCGGTTCGCCTTCATGGCGTGCGCCATGCCGGAGCTGATCAAGAGCTTTGCATGGGACGCCTTCGTCCTGTTCTTCTACGCACAGGTGGTCGGGCTCGACGGCATGTTGCTGGGTGCCGCGCTGGCGATTATCCTCGTCTTCGATGCGGTGGCCGATCCCTATATCGGCGCGTTGTCCGACCGGATGGACCGCGCTCCGCTCGGGCGTCGTCATACGCTGATGGCCGCCGCCGTGGTGCCGTTCGCGGTCGGGATCGCGATGGTGTTCCGCGTGCCCGCCGGAATGGAGCAATGGCAGATCTTCGCCTGGCTGCTCGGCTTCGGGCTGCTCGCGCGGGTCGGCATCTCGTTCTGGACCGTGCCGGCCTATGCGATGGGCGGGGAGCTGACGCGCGAGAGCGGGGAGCGCAACATCGTCGCGGTGATGCGCAACATGGGCAATCAGCTCGCGATCCTGACCGTGCCCTACGCCGCCTTTGCCTGGTTCTTCGTACGCGGCGGCGGGTTCAGCAAGCCGCAGCTCAACCCGGCACCCTATCCCGATTTCGGTCTGTTCATTGCCCTATGCGGCGCGGTGCTGATGGTGATCGGCCTGCTCGGCACGCGCGCACGGATGCGGGCGGTGGAGCAGCTCGACCGGAGCGTGGCGAGCGAAGCGCCCGAAACGCTGCCGCAGCTGTTCCGGCGGCTGGTCGCGGCGATCCGCACGACCCCCAATGTCGGGCTGTTGCTGCTCGTCGCCTTGCTGGTGCTGTTCACGAACTCGGTGGTGAACCAGCTGACATTGCACCTCGCCACCTATTTCTGGCAGCTCGACGGCAGCTGGACGCCGCGCCTGCTGATCGCCGGGGTGATCGGGTCGCTCGTCGCCATGTTCCTTGCGCCCGCCTGGATGAAGCTGGTGGGCACGCGCACGGCGATGATCTCGGGACTCGCAGTATTCTTCATACTGCAGGCGGGGGCGGTGCTGCTGCCGCTGCTCGGCCTGTCGCCGCTGCCCGCAAGCGCTGCGATCGGGGCGTTCGTGTTCGCGTTCCGCGTGCTCGGCGGCGTCGCCTATGGCCTTTATGTGGTGCCGTTCAACACCGTCACCTATGACATTGGCGACGAGCATGAGGCGAATACCGGCAAGCCGCAACAGGGGCTGGTCGCCAGCTTCATGTTCATCGGGCTTCAGGTCGGCAGCGGGCTGGTCGCGCTGTTCGCCGGGTCATTCCTCGGCATCATCGATTTCCCCGTCGGGCTGCCGGTCGACCAGATGCCGCAGGACAAGGTGCGCGCGCTCGCCTGGTTCGTCACCGCGCTGATCGTGATCGCGGGCGCGGCGATGGCCTGGTTGGTCGGGCGGTTCGACGTGTCGGCGGAAAAACAGGCCCGCATCCGCGCCCAGCTGGCGCAGACGCGGGCAGGGGGGAGCTAGTCGGCGTCGGCAAATCCTGCACCGGCGCCATAGAAACGGATCGTCCCGTCGTTGTCGGGAGCGCTCACCCCAACGCAGAGCTGGACCCCGAAGCGCAGCCGCAGCAGCGGATCGAACGGGATCGTCGTCAGTCGCCGCGCCGATGCGGGGTAGAATTGACGCCATTGTTCGGGTGGATCGAACGGCACCGCCTCGCTGTCCGGCACGGTCTCCCGCTCGGTCAGCGGAATGCGGTCCATCCCGCCATGCTGCAGCACCAGCCAATGGATTCGCGCGCCGTCGGCGACTTCCCACATCAGCGAGACCTCGGCGAGCGCTTGCGCCCGCCCGTCGCGCAGCACCGGGGTGGGGGAGGGGGAAGTGGAACCAAGCGTCCCGCCCGGCACGTAGGCGGAAGCTGGAGAAGAAGCCGCGGTGCCAGCCGAACCCCTCCGACCAGTCCGCACCGTCGACCGGCGCGAAGAATTCCGGGCCGCGCTCCTGCGGCACCACCGCAGCGGACGGGAGCCAGATGCGATCGGTGATCACGCCCATGTGGGCGAGTTCCCCTCAAGCCACTTGATCGAACACCCCGCGCTGGGCCGTTGCGGCTGCGGCGGTGCCTCGCCCCCAAGCAGCGCTGCGGCGGCGCGGCGCATATCCTCGCCGGTCACCGGCAGGTCGGTGCGCAACGGCGGAAGGCCCGGCACCGGCGGGCGGTTGATCTTCGGGCGGCTGGCATCGAACTGGCCCGCGTAGAACAACCGCAGATCGGAATCGAACATGAAGAAGTCCGGCGTGCAGATCGCCTCATAGGCGATCGCGACCTGCTGGTCGGCATCGTAGAGATAGGGGAAGGGGAAGCCGCGCTCGGCCGCGAAGACCTTCATATGGTCGTAATCATCCTCGGGAAATTCGACGATGTCGTTGGACGAGATTGCGACTACGCCGATGCCCTTCGCCTGATATTCCCGGGCGAATGCGACGAAATCGTCGATCAGGTGGAGCACGAACGGGCAATGGTTGCAGATGAAGGCGACGACCAGCCCGTTCGGTCCGGCGACATCCTCCAGACGCACCGTCCGCCCCTGGGTATCGGGGAGCGCGAAGGCTGGCGCCGGGGTGCCAATCTCCATCATGCGCGATAGTCTGAGCATCCGACACCTCTCCGCTAGAAATAGAATATACATTCTGATATCAGCCTGAGTCAGCGTCGGCAAGGACCGGCGAGGAGAGGGCGTTTTATGGGTCAGGCGGGCTGGACACGGCGTGAATTCGGCGGGGGCGTGGCGTTGCTCGCGGCGGTGGTGGGGATGCCCGCAGTCGTCGCGACGCTGTCGAAGCAGGATGAAGGCGACGCGCCGAGCGACCGCCAGCGCGCGATGATCCGCGACATCAGCCAGCTGGTCATTCCGCGCACCGGCACCCCGGGCGCGGGGGAAGTGGGAGTGGGGGACTTCGTGATCCTCGCGCTCGCGCACGGCCTCGACAAGAGCCGCGCTCCGGTCGCGGCGGACGCCCTGCCAGCCAGCCTCCACGCCTATCGTCGCAGCGACGGCAGTCTGCGCCATCTCGACTGGCTGGAGGCCGAACTCGACCGCGCCGCCAATGGCGACTGGATGGGCAAGCCCGTGGCGCGCCGCGCTGCAATCCTTACGCGACTGGACGCCGATGCCTATGCCGCGAAGGACCATCCCTGGAAGACGGTGAAGGGATTGATCCTGACCGGCTATTATACCTCGCAAACCGGCGGCGCGCAGGAACTGCGCTACGAGTTGACCCCCGGGCGGTTCGACCCCGCGGTCGCGGTCAAGCCGGGCGAGCGTGCCTTCTCCAGTGACTGGACCGCGGTGGATTTCGGCTGATGGCGGACAATATGCATTTCGACGCGATCGTGGTCGGCTCCGGCATCACCGGCGGCTGGGCGGCCAAGGAACTGACCGAGGCGGGGCTGAAGGTTCTGATGCTCGAGCGCGGGCCGATGATCGCGCACCAGACCGGATATGTGAACGAGACCAAGGCGCCATGGGACATGCCGTTTCGCGGGATCGGCGACGCCGAGAAATATGCCCGCGACTATCCGGTCCAGCGCGGCAATCGCCATTTCACCGAGTTCACCGAGCCGCATTTCGTCAACGACGCCGACAACCCCTATGCGACCGAGGACGGCACCGCGTTCAACTGGTATCGCAGCTATAATCTGGGCGGACGCTCGCTGACCTGGGGGCGGCAGTCCTATCGCTGGTCGGACTATGATTTCGACGCCAACCGGCGCGATGGCAACGGCACCGACTGGCCGATCCGTTATGCGGACATTGCCCCCTGGTACGACAAGGTCGAGGAGTTCATCGGCGTCTCCGGCGCGGCGGAGGGGCTGGCCCAGCTGCCCGACGGGCGCTTTCAGCCGCCGATGGCGCTCAACGTGGTCGAACAGGCGGTGCGCGAGAGAATCTCTGCGCGCTGGCCCGACCGGCGGCTGACGATCGGGCGCACCGCCAATCTGACTCAGGCGAAGGACGGGCGCGGCGAATGCCAGCGCCGATCGATCTGCGCACGCGGCTGTTCCTATGGCGCCTATTTCTCGACCCAGTCGTCCACGCTGCCCGCTGCGCAAAAGACCGGCAACCTGACCCTGGTCACCGATGCGGTCGTCGAGAAGATCGACTATGACGCGGCGACGCGGCGCGTGACCGGCGTGCGCTGGATCGACGGCAAGACCAAGGCGCGTGGGCAGGCGACCGCGCGGATGGTGTTCCTCAATGCCGGGGCGTTCAACTCGGTCCATCTGCTGCTAAATTCGGCGATCGACGCGATGCCGAACGGCCTCGGCAATTCCAGCGGCGTACTCGGCACGCACATCATGGACCATGCCAGCACCCTGTCGGCGATCGCGCTGTTTCCGGGATTCGAGCAATGGACGACCTTCGGCAATCGCCCGACCGGTATCGTCATTCCGCGCTTCCGCAATCTCGATGCGATCGACGGCGCGGGGCACAGTCGGGGCTTCTCGTTCCAGGGCGGCGCGCTGCAATCGGGCTGGACGCGCGGCAAGCGCGAGGCGGGGATTGGTGCTGCGTACAAGGATGCGCTGCAGCCGCCCGGCATGTGGCGGATGGTGCTGGTCGGCTTTGCCGATTGCGTGCCGCGTGCGTCGAACCGCATCACGCTCGACGCGAAGCGCACCGATGCCAATAGCTTGCCGATCCTGAAGGTCGAATTCGCGTTCGGCGCGGAGGAACATGCCGCGCTGGCGCAGGCCAAGGCCGATGCGGCCGACATGCTGACCCATGCCGGCGGCAAGGTCATCATGGGCTTCGACCGACCCAATCCGGGCGGCAGCGCGATCCACGAAATGGGCGGCGCGCGGATGGGCGCGGACCCGGCGACGTCGGTGCTCAACAAATGGAGCCAGGCGCATGACGTCGCGAACCTGTTCGTCACCGATGGCGCGCAGATGAGCTCATCCGCCTGCCAGAACCCCTCGCTCACCTATATGGCGCTCACCGCACGCGCGGCGGTGCATGCCGTCGAGCTTTTGAAGGAGGGCGCGCTCTAGTAAGAGCCGTGCTTGCGGATCGCGGCGATGTCGCTCGCCGAGAGTGGGCGGATCGCGATGTCGCTGAACCAGATCTCGGCATGCTCGAATTCGAGCGCGATCCGGCCCCGCGTCAGCGGCGTGGACGCACCCTGCGCGCCTGGGCCGATCATCTTGAACAGCGTGTTGACGATGCGTCCGTTGACCAGATGCGCGGCCTGATCGCCGAATGCGATGAGGTCGAGCGTGTTCCATCCGTCGAGATTGGCGAATGCGCCCGAATGGCGGAACCATTGCCGCGCGATCCCGCCGGCGCGCACCGGCTCAACATACTCTTGCGGCATGGACGGGAAGTAGTTGGGCCAGAGCGGCGTACCGCCCAGCAGCGGGCCGTGCAGCGCGCGCGTATCGATCATGATCGCGTCGCCGACATCGCCTTCCTCGACCTGAAACTCGACCCCGGGCGGGAAGAGCCGGTCGGTCGCCGGACCCATATGATAGAGGATGCCGCTGTTGCGCCGCTGCAGCTTGCGCGGGACGAACCGCGCGCTTCCCCAGCGAAAACGCAGCCGCAGATGATAGTCGCCATGTTCCGCCAGCGTCGAGATATGCCCCGGCGCGGTCCCGTCGCCACGATAGCGCGGGCCGAGAAAGCGGAGCATCCCGCGCTCGATCGCGACTGCGCCGTCACGATCCGTGTCACCCGCGCCCTGCTGGTGAAAGCGCCAGCCATTAAGCGTCCGG
The genomic region above belongs to Sphingomonas sp. J315 and contains:
- a CDS encoding MFS transporter — translated: MAVAERAGTLPPLGWPTRFAFMACAMPELIKSFAWDAFVLFFYAQVVGLDGMLLGAALAIILVFDAVADPYIGALSDRMDRAPLGRRHTLMAAAVVPFAVGIAMVFRVPAGMEQWQIFAWLLGFGLLARVGISFWTVPAYAMGGELTRESGERNIVAVMRNMGNQLAILTVPYAAFAWFFVRGGGFSKPQLNPAPYPDFGLFIALCGAVLMVIGLLGTRARMRAVEQLDRSVASEAPETLPQLFRRLVAAIRTTPNVGLLLLVALLVLFTNSVVNQLTLHLATYFWQLDGSWTPRLLIAGVIGSLVAMFLAPAWMKLVGTRTAMISGLAVFFILQAGAVLLPLLGLSPLPASAAIGAFVFAFRVLGGVAYGLYVVPFNTVTYDIGDEHEANTGKPQQGLVASFMFIGLQVGSGLVALFAGSFLGIIDFPVGLPVDQMPQDKVRALAWFVTALIVIAGAAMAWLVGRFDVSAEKQARIRAQLAQTRAGGS
- a CDS encoding thioredoxin family protein, yielding MLRLSRMMEIGTPAPAFALPDTQGRTVRLEDVAGPNGLVVAFICNHCPFVLHLIDDFVAFAREYQAKGIGVVAISSNDIVEFPEDDYDHMKVFAAERGFPFPYLYDADQQVAIAYEAICTPDFFMFDSDLRLFYAGQFDASRPKINRPPVPGLPPLRTDLPVTGEDMRRAAAALLGGEAPPQPQRPSAGCSIKWLEGNSPTWA
- a CDS encoding FAD-dependent oxidoreductase, with the protein product MADNMHFDAIVVGSGITGGWAAKELTEAGLKVLMLERGPMIAHQTGYVNETKAPWDMPFRGIGDAEKYARDYPVQRGNRHFTEFTEPHFVNDADNPYATEDGTAFNWYRSYNLGGRSLTWGRQSYRWSDYDFDANRRDGNGTDWPIRYADIAPWYDKVEEFIGVSGAAEGLAQLPDGRFQPPMALNVVEQAVRERISARWPDRRLTIGRTANLTQAKDGRGECQRRSICARGCSYGAYFSTQSSTLPAAQKTGNLTLVTDAVVEKIDYDAATRRVTGVRWIDGKTKARGQATARMVFLNAGAFNSVHLLLNSAIDAMPNGLGNSSGVLGTHIMDHASTLSAIALFPGFEQWTTFGNRPTGIVIPRFRNLDAIDGAGHSRGFSFQGGALQSGWTRGKREAGIGAAYKDALQPPGMWRMVLVGFADCVPRASNRITLDAKRTDANSLPILKVEFAFGAEEHAALAQAKADAADMLTHAGGKVIMGFDRPNPGGSAIHEMGGARMGADPATSVLNKWSQAHDVANLFVTDGAQMSSSACQNPSLTYMALTARAAVHAVELLKEGAL
- a CDS encoding DUF1080 domain-containing protein — translated: MNRRDLLTVGAGAALLSPGIAVALANARDAAWRPLFDGRTLNGWRFHQQGAGDTDRDGAVAIERGMLRFLGPRYRGDGTAPGHISTLAEHGDYHLRLRFRWGSARFVPRKLQRRNSGILYHMGPATDRLFPPGVEFQVEEGDVGDAIMIDTRALHGPLLGGTPLWPNYFPSMPQEYVEPVRAGGIARQWFRHSGAFANLDGWNTLDLIAFGDQAAHLVNGRIVNTLFKMIGPGAQGASTPLTRGRIALEFEHAEIWFSDIAIRPLSASDIAAIRKHGSY
- a CDS encoding gluconate 2-dehydrogenase subunit 3 family protein → MGQAGWTRREFGGGVALLAAVVGMPAVVATLSKQDEGDAPSDRQRAMIRDISQLVIPRTGTPGAGEVGVGDFVILALAHGLDKSRAPVAADALPASLHAYRRSDGSLRHLDWLEAELDRAANGDWMGKPVARRAAILTRLDADAYAAKDHPWKTVKGLILTGYYTSQTGGAQELRYELTPGRFDPAVAVKPGERAFSSDWTAVDFG
- a CDS encoding sugar phosphate isomerase/epimerase yields the protein MKTIKGPGIFLAQFAGDAAPYNSLDSIAAWVASLGYKGIQIPSWDNRLFDLDRAAESQDYCDEVAGIAASHGLAITELSTHLQGQLVAVHPAYDAQFDGFAAEHVRGNPAARQEWAVDQVKKAATASRRLGLSAHASFSGALAWPYVYPWPQRPAGLVEDAFDELARRWRPILDHFDNEGVDIGYEIHPGEDLHDGVTFEMFLERVGNHPRANILYDPSHFVLQQLDYLAFIDIYHERIKCFHVKDAEFRPTGRAGVYGGYQSWVDRPGRFRSLGDGQVDFGGIFSKMAAYDFAGWAVLEWECALKHPEQGAAEGAPFIDRHIIRVTEHAFDDFAAGGADRDLNKRIMGIS
- a CDS encoding fibronectin type III-like domain-contianing protein, yielding MVQLYRDTPEVALVGFAKVALKPGEAKRVRIPLTRRRFMRWSDSGWTDIAPQVQLRVARDAEDSGVALTVKVAELPQTGL